The sequence below is a genomic window from Bradyrhizobium septentrionale.
CGTGCTCTATCTCGCCTCCGATGCGTCGCGCTACGTCACCGGCAGCGAGCTCGTGATTGACGGGGGTATGAACGCCGGCGGCGTGGTGCGGCAGCCAGCGAGCCGCTAATACGGTCGTAGCCCGCATGAGCGAAGCGACATGCGGGAAAGCGGCCCCCGGGTATCGCTTTGCTCACCCGGGCTACGCAGCTCACCGTGACGGCAGAGGGCTAGCCGCCTTGCCGCAGCCGCGCCAGCACCTTCAGCCCGCCGTAACCATCGGCGGGCAACAGGCCCATTTTGACCTGATAGTCCTTGATCGCCTTCATGGTGTCGTTGCCGACGCGGCCGTCGGTGCCGCCGGTGTCGAAGCCCGCCTTGGTCAGGCGCGTCTGCATCTCCTGCACCTCGGCGAGCGTCAGCGCGCGCTCGGAGCCGGGGAATGGCTGGATGAAGGGCGGTCCGCCGAGACAGCGGTCGCCGAGATGGCAGATCGCCAGCGCGTAGTTCATCGAGGGATTGTAGCTCTTCACCGAATTGAAGTTCGGCCCGAGCAGGAAGGCGGGGCCGCCGGCGACCGGGATCCAGAGCTGGGCTGACGCGTTCGGCTGCGGAAACGGCTGGCCGTCGGCTCTGACGACGCCGGCGCTGGCCCAGGCCGCGTAGGAGCGGCTGCCGCTGGCGCTGCCGCTCGCCGCGCGGACCTCGTAGCCCCAATGCTCGCCGCGGTGCCACTTGCCGCGATTGACCAGGTATTTTGCGGTCGAGCCCAGCGCGTCGTCGGGACGGCCGAACGGCGAGACCTTGCCGTCGCCGTCATAGTCGAAGCCGACATTGAGCCAGACTTCCGGCATCCATTGCGAATGGCCCATCGCGCCGGCCCACGAGCCGTTCATCTCCTCCGGGGTGCTCCAGCCGCGCTGTACGATCTTCATCGCGTTGATCAGCTCGGTCTCCCAGTAGGCCTTGCGACGCGGCTCGTTCCAGGCGAGGGCCGCCAGCGAGGGAAACACCGGCGTCATATGGTTCTGCTGCACCAGCGGATCGCCATAGGCGGATTCCACGCCCCACAGCGCGAGCAGCGTGCCGCGCTCGACGCCGAAGTCGCGCTCGATCCGGCCGAACAGCGCCTCGTTCTTCCTGAGCGCCTCGCGGCCGTGGATGATGCGCCAGTCGGAGACGCGGCGGTTGATGTACTGCCAGATCTGCTCGTGGAATTCAGGCTGGTTGCGCATCTGCCTGAACACGCTCATGTCGGGCTCGACCCGCCCCATGCAGCGGTTCCAGGTCGCCTCCGAAATGCCCTTTGCCAGTGCGCGAGCGCGGAAATTGTCGCGCCATTGGTCGAAGCCGGGCGGCGCAGCCGCCAGTGCGCCGAGCGGATTGGTCAGCACGACGCCTGCCGCGAGCCCCGCTTTCAGGACGGCGCGGCGGGCAGGGGATTTCAAAGAATCAGGCTGTTTCATCTGGCCAGTGTAGCGGCGCCGATCGGGTGAGCCAAAAGCCACGCCGCCGCAGGGACTAGCTATCCTGCAAATCCGTGGCGATTTTTGACAGCCATTGGCGGACAATTTGTTCCGACTTGCCGTCAAGGCTGGCGGCGAGTCGGCGCTCCTGCGCCTGGGCGATATGGCGGCATTTCTCCAGCAGCGCGGTTCCATGGCTGGTCAGCGTCCATTGCAGCACCCGGCCGTGGACGGGGTGCGGCGTCTTGCGGATCGCGCCGTCGCGTTCGAGGTTGCGGATGATCACGCTGACGGTCTGCGGTGTCAGAAACGCCACCCGCGCCAGATCGGCGCCTGAGAGCCCCGGATAGGCCTTCAGCATCGTCAGCACGACGAATTGCGGCGAGGTGACGCCAAGCTGCGCGAGCGCGCGCTCCATCGACAGCCGCGAGGCCGCGTGCGCCTGGCGCAGCAGATAGGCGAGATAGCCCTGTTCGCCGCGCTTGCCTTCGCCGGGCGGCGGGATGGGCGTGGTGAGCAGGGCGTCTGCGGCCGATCCTGTCCCTACAGCAACCTTGCCGGCCGCCGTTTTCGCCGCCGGCCGCCGCTCGGCGGCGCCTGGTTTCCCGCGTTTCTGCATTCCCGCCATGTCGTCCGATGCCGCCTTCGCCGATGTCCGCACCTTGCTCGGTATCAGAGCTCTGATAATGTATCAGTACACTGATAACACGAGGCCAGGCCGATGTCACATGCCCGCAAGGAATACACCGACTTCGAGAAGCTCGCGCCCGATGTCTTCGCCGCCGTGCGTGCGCTCGGCCAGTTCGCGGCCAAGGCCGGCCTCGACAAGCAGCTGCTCGAGCTCGTCAAGCTGCGCGCCTCGCAGATCAACGGCTGCGCGTTCTGCGTGCAGTACCACATCCTGCAAGGCGAGAGCCTCGGCGTGCCCACAGACAAGCTCAACCTCGTCGTGGTGTGGCGCGAGGCGCCGCAGTTCTCGGCCCGCGAGCGCGCGGCGCTGGCCTGGACCGAAGCGCTGACGACCTTGCCGAACGGCGTCAGCGACGAGGTCTATGCCGAGGTCTCCGCCGAATTCTCCGAGCAGGAGCTGACCTATCTCACCTCGGCGATCGCATCGATCAATGTCTGGAACCGGTTCGGCGCCGCCTATCGCTGGACGCCGCCGCCGCGCAGACAGAACGCGGCGGCTTCGTGAGCCGGACCGCGCGCGACAAATGAACCAGCAACTGAAAGGGGAGAAACACCAATGACCTCGATCGCGATGACACCATCTCTTGCATTCGCGCGGCCGCCGCGGCCGGTCTCGCTGGCCATCGCAGCGGGACTGGCCTGCGCCTTCGTGATCGGCAAGGCCTTGCCAACGCCGATGGACGCAATCGCCACGATGATCTCGCCGCTATGCGCGAGCGCCAATGCGGCGTCGCCGCTCGACAAGGTCGAGGTCATCACCTCGCATGCGCTGCCGAACGTGGCGGGCAAGCGGGTCACGGTGGTGCGCGTGTTCTACGGTCCCGGCGGGTTCACGCCGCCGCACCGCCATTCGGGTTCGGTGACCGCCTACATCACCAAGGGTGAAATCCGGTCCCAGCTCGGCGGCGGACCGGTCGAGACTTTCAAGGTCGGCCAGTCCTTTTTCGAGCCGCCGGGCTCGACGCACATGGTCTCGGCCAATGCGAGCACCACGGAGCCGGCGGAGCTGATCGCCGTGTTCGTGGCGGATGAGGGCGCGCAGCTGACCACGATGCTCGAATAGCGATCGGCGAGGCGCTGGTCCTGCAAGACGCGCGCACTGGACCAGTTTGGTGCCGAACTCGCATGAAAGTGGACCTTGCGCGCAACGCGGTGCGTGGATTGATTGCGCGACAGGTTGCTGCACCGGTCGCGACCCAAGCGCGTTCCGATCGTCGGCGCGCCGGGGACGGTTACTGATGAGGGACAAACCGATGATCAGTTTGAAGGGACTCTCGGCCTTCCCGATTACGCCCTCGAACCGGGATGGGCGGGTCGATGTGGGAGCTCTCCGCGCGGTGCTCGACCCCGTGATCGCGGCGAAGGTGGATTCGATCGGGCTGCTCGGAAGCACCGGTTCATATCCGTATTTCAGCCGCGATGAGCGGCGGCGGGCCGTGCAGGCGGCCGCCGCATTGGCTGAAGGTCAAATGCCGATTTTGGTCGGCGTCGGCGCGCTGCGCACCGACGACGCGGTGCGGCTGGCGCAGGATGCGCGTGACGCTGGCGCGACGGCCGGCCTTTTGGCCGCGGTTTCCTATACGCCTTTGACTGACGACGAGGTGTTCGAGCATTTTCAAACCGTGGCCCGTGAGAGCAGGCTGCCGATTTGCATCTATGACAATCCCGGAACGACCCATTTCCGATTCACGCCGGCACTCATCGGCCGCTTGAGCCGCGTCGAGGGGATCGTCGCGGTGAAGAGTCCTGCGCCGGACGCGTCGGCTGTGTCCGGCCATCTCGGGGAATTGCGGGCTGTCGTTCCAGGCGGCCTCGCGTTGGGTTACAGCGCCGACTGGAATTGCACCGAGGCGCTGTTGGCAGGTGGCGATACCTGGTACTGCGTGCTCGCAGGAATTTTCCCGAAGGCTTGCCTGGACATCGTCCGTGCCGTGACGAGCGGCGATGCGGCCCGGGCGCGGCAGCTCAATGCGCGTCTGCAGCCGATGTGGGATCTGTTCAAGACATTCTCGGGTCTGCGCGTTGTCTACGCGATTGCCAATCTCAGAGGTGTCTGCGTGGCCGAACCTCCACGTCCGATCTTGCCGCTGCCCGCGGATGCGCAGAGGAGGGTCAAGGAGACGTTGGCTGCGATGGAGATCGACTGATCGCATGCCTGAAGCGCGGCCGCGCTAATTGCCGCCACCCTCCTGGGTGTCGATGCGATGCACGACATCGTCGGGCAGGGCGTGCGCCACGGCGGCCGCAGGTCCGGGCTCGGGTCCGATCTCGCGGCCGCGGCCGCGGCCGCGGATCAGCCGCTCATAGGCCGACACCAGCGTGGTGTAGGGATTGACCCACAGCCAGCCGTCGCGGGTGAACACCTGGACGTCGAAGTGCAGATGCCGCGACGTGCCATTGGGGTGGTCAAGATAGTTCGAGACCACGCCGATCTTCTCGCCCTCGCTGACGCGGCGTCCGTTGAGCAAACCATCGGCATCCATCGCCGCCGGGTTCATGTGCATGTAGCGGAAGCGGATATGCTCGGTGCGGGTGTTGATCTGTAGCGTCGCAGCCTGCTGCTGCGGCGAGCGGATCACGATGCTGTCGCGCACCGCGACCACGCCCTGCTGCTTGGGGTCGCAACCCTCCTTGCTGTCTGCGGGACACGCGCCTGGCCTGACATCCTGGCCCTGATGGCCAAAGCCGCTGGTGCATTGGCCGACCTCAAAACTGCGGGCCTCGCAGAAATTGTCCTGCCAGGGATACACGTCGACCGTCGCGCCCGCCTTGCGCCTGGCGAAGGATTGCGAGTGTGCGAAGGCCGGCGCTTTCTCCAGCGGAAAGCGGATCTGCGAATAGACGGTGAAGTCGGCGTGGCCACTCTGCTGCCTGTGTCCGCCGCTGCCCGCGATGATGTCGCCGCTCGGGCGGTAGGTGAAGTCAGCCGATGCGGCCGCCGGCCGCTCGGCGATGTCGGAGGCGATGTCGCTGCGCGACCGCGACGGCTGGCCGCCTGCGATGTGCAACGCCTTCAGGAAGCGCTCGGCGACCGGATAGGCCTCACGACAGGCCAGCCGTTTCGGCCGCGGCGTGCTGTCGAGGCATTGGATCGAGACGACATAGGGAATCCCGAAACGGGTGAAGGCGTAGCGGACATAGCCCTCGCGGATGAAGCGGCGGATGTCCGGAAACTGCGCGGCCAGCGTCTTGACCGGCTCGCCCTTGCCGCCGAGCCGGTCGGCGAGGTCGTAGACCAGGATCGAGCCCGAGATCTGCACCTCGACCGGTTTGGCAAACGTCCGCGGCGGCATGCCGTCGCCGGCACCCGGGTCGAGCGAGAACACCGCGTCGTAGCCGGACGCGCCGGCATGAAAGA
It includes:
- a CDS encoding M23 family peptidase — translated: MNRKVVSFISCWLAVLLSPPPGAHADEFRTPSISAMRVEWRAVLDQLRQEMSARPAIASNFTFAGQRRVPATDPRATPALVQLNAVTSPLFPGIARSPIPVLLPFDPASYLDARQSGAPDSLSVVRYQADFRPADIFHAGASGYDAVFSLDPGAGDGMPPRTFAKPVEVQISGSILVYDLADRLGGKGEPVKTLAAQFPDIRRFIREGYVRYAFTRFGIPYVVSIQCLDSTPRPKRLACREAYPVAERFLKALHIAGGQPSRSRSDIASDIAERPAAASADFTYRPSGDIIAGSGGHRQQSGHADFTVYSQIRFPLEKAPAFAHSQSFARRKAGATVDVYPWQDNFCEARSFEVGQCTSGFGHQGQDVRPGACPADSKEGCDPKQQGVVAVRDSIVIRSPQQQAATLQINTRTEHIRFRYMHMNPAAMDADGLLNGRRVSEGEKIGVVSNYLDHPNGTSRHLHFDVQVFTRDGWLWVNPYTTLVSAYERLIRGRGRGREIGPEPGPAAAVAHALPDDVVHRIDTQEGGGN
- a CDS encoding cupin domain-containing protein produces the protein MTSIAMTPSLAFARPPRPVSLAIAAGLACAFVIGKALPTPMDAIATMISPLCASANAASPLDKVEVITSHALPNVAGKRVTVVRVFYGPGGFTPPHRHSGSVTAYITKGEIRSQLGGGPVETFKVGQSFFEPPGSTHMVSANASTTEPAELIAVFVADEGAQLTTMLE
- a CDS encoding dihydrodipicolinate synthase family protein is translated as MISLKGLSAFPITPSNRDGRVDVGALRAVLDPVIAAKVDSIGLLGSTGSYPYFSRDERRRAVQAAAALAEGQMPILVGVGALRTDDAVRLAQDARDAGATAGLLAAVSYTPLTDDEVFEHFQTVARESRLPICIYDNPGTTHFRFTPALIGRLSRVEGIVAVKSPAPDASAVSGHLGELRAVVPGGLALGYSADWNCTEALLAGGDTWYCVLAGIFPKACLDIVRAVTSGDAARARQLNARLQPMWDLFKTFSGLRVVYAIANLRGVCVAEPPRPILPLPADAQRRVKETLAAMEID
- a CDS encoding lytic murein transglycosylase; this encodes MKQPDSLKSPARRAVLKAGLAAGVVLTNPLGALAAAPPGFDQWRDNFRARALAKGISEATWNRCMGRVEPDMSVFRQMRNQPEFHEQIWQYINRRVSDWRIIHGREALRKNEALFGRIERDFGVERGTLLALWGVESAYGDPLVQQNHMTPVFPSLAALAWNEPRRKAYWETELINAMKIVQRGWSTPEEMNGSWAGAMGHSQWMPEVWLNVGFDYDGDGKVSPFGRPDDALGSTAKYLVNRGKWHRGEHWGYEVRAASGSASGSRSYAAWASAGVVRADGQPFPQPNASAQLWIPVAGGPAFLLGPNFNSVKSYNPSMNYALAICHLGDRCLGGPPFIQPFPGSERALTLAEVQEMQTRLTKAGFDTGGTDGRVGNDTMKAIKDYQVKMGLLPADGYGGLKVLARLRQGG
- a CDS encoding carboxymuconolactone decarboxylase family protein → MSHARKEYTDFEKLAPDVFAAVRALGQFAAKAGLDKQLLELVKLRASQINGCAFCVQYHILQGESLGVPTDKLNLVVVWREAPQFSARERAALAWTEALTTLPNGVSDEVYAEVSAEFSEQELTYLTSAIASINVWNRFGAAYRWTPPPRRQNAAAS
- a CDS encoding MarR family winged helix-turn-helix transcriptional regulator, with the translated sequence MAGMQKRGKPGAAERRPAAKTAAGKVAVGTGSAADALLTTPIPPPGEGKRGEQGYLAYLLRQAHAASRLSMERALAQLGVTSPQFVVLTMLKAYPGLSGADLARVAFLTPQTVSVIIRNLERDGAIRKTPHPVHGRVLQWTLTSHGTALLEKCRHIAQAQERRLAASLDGKSEQIVRQWLSKIATDLQDS